Proteins from a single region of Amycolatopsis sp. CA-230715:
- a CDS encoding NAD(P)H-binding protein, protein MILVTGATGSIGKHVVAGLLARGLPVRAMTREPAAARIVPGAEVVRGDLAEPETLPLRGIEAVYLMAMGDAPVEVVERFERARVRRVVLLSTSDVLDGVAVQPDEVAVRHHRFEAAIAASGLEWTFLRPNELAGNALHWAPQIAAGDVVHAPFPLACTVPIHERDVAEVAVRALADDGHRGAKYALTGPAAITHAEQLRLIGAALGRSLAFAEISAEQARAQMTRYAPAPIVDAVLGQLAAAATRPHVPTGAVEQVIGRPPRGFADWAVEHAADFG, encoded by the coding sequence ATGATCTTGGTGACCGGAGCGACCGGCAGCATCGGCAAGCATGTCGTGGCCGGGTTGCTCGCACGCGGCCTGCCGGTCCGCGCGATGACGAGGGAGCCCGCCGCGGCCAGGATCGTGCCGGGCGCCGAAGTCGTCCGCGGCGACCTGGCCGAGCCGGAAACGCTGCCGCTGCGCGGAATCGAGGCCGTCTACCTGATGGCGATGGGGGACGCGCCGGTCGAGGTCGTCGAGCGGTTCGAGCGGGCGCGTGTGCGGCGGGTGGTGCTGCTGTCCACGTCCGACGTGCTGGACGGGGTGGCCGTCCAACCGGACGAGGTCGCGGTGCGGCACCACCGGTTCGAAGCGGCGATCGCGGCCTCCGGTCTCGAATGGACCTTCCTGCGGCCGAACGAACTCGCCGGGAACGCCCTGCACTGGGCACCCCAGATCGCCGCGGGTGATGTCGTGCACGCGCCGTTCCCGCTGGCGTGCACGGTGCCGATCCACGAGCGCGACGTCGCGGAGGTCGCCGTCCGGGCGCTTGCCGACGACGGGCACCGCGGCGCGAAGTACGCGCTCACCGGACCAGCCGCGATCACGCACGCCGAGCAGCTCCGGCTCATCGGTGCCGCACTCGGCCGGTCGCTGGCGTTCGCCGAGATCTCCGCCGAACAGGCCCGCGCGCAGATGACGCGGTACGCGCCCGCGCCGATCGTGGACGCGGTGCTCGGCCAGCTCGCCGCCGCGGCGACCCGGCCGCACGTGCCGACCGGGGCGGTGGAGCAGGTCATCGGCAGGCCTCCGCGCGGTTTCGCCGACTGGGCCGTCGAGCACGCGGCCGACTTCGGGTAA
- a CDS encoding NADPH-dependent FMN reductase, giving the protein MSGPRIAIVLGSTRPGRLGDRVCRFVCGKAALVPEAAFTVLDLADYRMPFFDETLAPLANPDRVPAPAVRRWLRDVRAADGFYFLTPEYNYTVPAVLKNALDFLAREAHGKPAAILSYSSTRHGGTISGNELRLVLSKVGMLPLPESLPLAGADRLLAADGTVAEVSDWADRVAAFVPKALSDLARYAAALKPLRAA; this is encoded by the coding sequence ATGAGCGGGCCGCGGATCGCGATCGTGCTGGGCAGCACGCGGCCGGGACGGCTCGGTGATCGCGTGTGCCGGTTCGTGTGCGGGAAGGCCGCGCTCGTGCCGGAGGCCGCGTTCACCGTGCTCGATCTCGCTGACTACCGGATGCCCTTCTTCGACGAAACGCTTGCCCCGCTGGCGAACCCGGACCGCGTGCCCGCGCCCGCGGTGCGCCGGTGGCTCCGGGACGTCCGTGCCGCGGACGGGTTCTACTTCCTGACGCCGGAGTACAACTACACGGTCCCGGCCGTGCTCAAGAACGCTCTGGACTTCCTCGCCCGTGAGGCGCACGGCAAACCCGCCGCGATCCTGTCCTATTCGAGCACCCGGCACGGCGGCACCATCTCGGGCAACGAACTGCGGCTCGTGCTGAGCAAGGTCGGCATGCTGCCGCTGCCGGAAAGCCTGCCGCTGGCGGGTGCGGACCGACTGCTCGCGGCGGACGGCACCGTCGCCGAGGTCTCGGACTGGGCGGACCGGGTGGCCGCGTTCGTGCCGAAGGCGCTGTCCGACCTGGCCCGCTACGCCGCCGCCCTGAAACCCCTCCGAGCGGCCTGA
- a CDS encoding MarR family winged helix-turn-helix transcriptional regulator encodes MEEYRELMRYLHRAALLSERAGERRFTERIGIGRTQFLVLRTVSDVESPSQQSIADLLSLTKGAVSRHVANAQREGWLTIGSSPVSRRENVLELTAEGRELVERGLAVQAEYEELARPHLSKRDVATTGRTLKTLCELLEREERR; translated from the coding sequence GTGGAAGAATACCGGGAGCTGATGCGGTACCTGCATCGCGCCGCGCTGCTGAGCGAGCGCGCCGGTGAGCGGCGGTTCACCGAGCGGATCGGGATCGGGCGCACGCAGTTCCTGGTGCTGCGGACCGTTTCCGACGTCGAATCGCCGTCGCAGCAGTCGATCGCCGACCTGCTCAGCCTCACCAAGGGCGCGGTCAGCCGTCACGTGGCGAACGCGCAGCGGGAAGGCTGGCTGACGATCGGGAGTTCACCGGTCTCGCGAAGGGAGAACGTGCTCGAACTGACCGCAGAGGGGCGTGAACTCGTCGAGCGCGGCCTTGCGGTGCAGGCGGAGTACGAGGAGCTGGCGCGGCCACATCTGTCCAAACGGGACGTTGCCACCACCGGCCGCACGCTCAAGACCTTGTGTGAACTGCTGGAGCGGGAGGAACGGCGATGA
- a CDS encoding glycosyltransferase, producing the protein MHIVQLANFYGPRSGGLRTALNHLGAGYVACGHKVTLVVPGPRYADEWLPTGVRRFSLPAPRIPATGGYRAVDPHRVRAVLRRLDPDRLEVSDRLTLRGMGTWARRHGVPSVVISHERLDRLLEQFLVPPPVARRVADAANRRMADSYDTVVCTTAFARAEFDRIATPNVLRVPLGVDLTAFAPKLRDEGWRRTLSGGAETLIVHCGRLSPEKHVERSVDTIAALTEAGVAARLVVAGDGPRRRALERRARGLPVTFLGFVSDRAEVAKLLASADVSLAPGPHETFGLAALEALASGTPVVVSASSALREIVRPGCGAAVDDHAPAFASAVTGLLESPEDLRRAAARARAEEFAWPVSVRGMLAALG; encoded by the coding sequence ATGCACATCGTCCAGCTGGCGAACTTCTACGGACCTCGCTCTGGTGGACTGAGGACGGCGCTGAACCACCTCGGCGCCGGGTATGTCGCATGTGGACACAAGGTGACGCTCGTGGTGCCTGGCCCCCGCTACGCCGACGAGTGGCTGCCGACCGGCGTGCGGCGGTTTTCCCTTCCGGCGCCCCGGATCCCGGCGACCGGCGGCTACCGCGCGGTCGACCCGCACCGGGTGCGCGCGGTGCTGCGGCGGCTCGATCCCGATCGGCTAGAGGTGTCGGACCGGTTGACGCTGCGGGGGATGGGCACGTGGGCGCGCCGCCACGGCGTGCCGAGCGTGGTGATCTCGCACGAGCGGCTCGACCGGCTGCTCGAACAGTTCCTCGTGCCGCCGCCGGTGGCGCGCCGCGTCGCCGACGCCGCGAACCGCAGGATGGCCGACAGCTACGACACGGTGGTGTGCACGACCGCGTTCGCCCGCGCGGAGTTCGACCGGATCGCCACGCCGAACGTGCTGCGCGTGCCGCTCGGGGTGGACCTGACGGCGTTCGCCCCGAAGCTGCGCGACGAGGGCTGGCGGCGCACGCTGTCCGGCGGCGCGGAGACCCTGATCGTCCACTGTGGACGACTCTCGCCGGAGAAGCACGTGGAGCGCAGCGTCGACACGATCGCGGCGCTGACCGAGGCCGGGGTCGCCGCGCGGCTGGTGGTGGCGGGGGACGGGCCGCGCCGCCGCGCGCTCGAACGGCGGGCGCGCGGGCTGCCGGTGACCTTCCTCGGGTTCGTCTCCGACCGGGCCGAGGTGGCGAAGTTGCTTGCCAGCGCCGATGTTTCGCTCGCGCCGGGTCCACATGAGACGTTCGGGCTCGCGGCATTGGAGGCGCTGGCCTCCGGCACGCCCGTGGTGGTGTCCGCGTCCTCGGCGCTGCGGGAAATCGTCCGGCCGGGGTGCGGCGCCGCGGTGGACGATCACGCGCCCGCGTTCGCTTCCGCGGTGACGGGTCTGCTGGAGAGCCCGGAGGACCTCCGGCGCGCGGCGGCGAGGGCGCGGGCGGAGGAGTTCGCCTGGCCGGTCTCGGTGCGCGGCATGCTCGCCGCACTTGGTTGA
- a CDS encoding glycosyltransferase family 4 protein, with protein MRVAIVTESFLPQVNGVTNSVLRVVEHLRERAHDVLVIAPGAGPGEYRGAPVVRIPALELPVVNSLPIGLPTRTVLTAMTRFRPDVVHLASPFVVGARGLAAARRLRVPSVAVYQTDIAGFATAYGLGLGARAAWRWVRRLHSKADRTLAPSTDSMAELRDHGVPRVHRWGRGVDIGQFSPEHGDPALRAELAPHGELLVGFVGRLAPEKEVDRLAALDGVDGVRVVVVGDGPDLENLRERLPGAAFLGAKYGADLATAYASLDVFVHTGTHETFCQAVQEAMASGLPVLAPDAGGPKDLVLPGRTGYLLAPGRAEFAAELVDRVNALRDPALRARLGQKARQTVLGRTWPAVCRELVGHYEAVRGHVARAA; from the coding sequence GTGCGAGTCGCCATAGTCACCGAAAGCTTCCTTCCGCAGGTGAACGGCGTGACGAACTCCGTGCTGCGGGTCGTCGAGCATCTGCGCGAACGCGCCCACGACGTGCTCGTGATCGCGCCGGGCGCCGGTCCCGGCGAGTACCGCGGTGCTCCGGTGGTGCGGATCCCCGCGCTCGAACTGCCGGTGGTCAACTCGTTGCCGATCGGGTTGCCGACCAGGACCGTGCTCACCGCGATGACCCGGTTCCGGCCCGACGTGGTGCATCTCGCGTCGCCGTTCGTCGTCGGCGCGCGCGGGCTCGCCGCGGCGCGCAGGCTGCGGGTGCCCTCGGTCGCTGTGTACCAGACCGACATCGCCGGGTTCGCCACGGCGTACGGCCTCGGGCTCGGCGCGCGCGCCGCGTGGCGGTGGGTGCGGCGGTTGCACAGCAAGGCGGACCGCACGCTCGCGCCGTCCACCGATTCGATGGCCGAACTGCGCGACCACGGCGTGCCCCGCGTGCACCGCTGGGGCCGCGGCGTGGACATCGGGCAGTTCTCGCCCGAGCACGGCGACCCCGCGCTGCGGGCGGAGCTGGCGCCGCACGGCGAACTGCTCGTCGGGTTCGTCGGCAGGCTGGCGCCCGAAAAGGAGGTCGACCGGCTGGCCGCGCTCGACGGCGTCGACGGTGTTCGCGTTGTCGTCGTCGGCGACGGTCCGGACCTGGAGAACCTGCGGGAACGCCTGCCGGGTGCGGCGTTCCTCGGCGCGAAGTACGGCGCCGACCTCGCGACCGCGTACGCCAGCCTCGACGTGTTCGTGCACACCGGCACGCACGAGACGTTCTGCCAGGCAGTGCAGGAGGCGATGGCGTCGGGCCTGCCGGTGCTCGCGCCCGACGCGGGCGGCCCGAAGGACCTGGTGCTGCCCGGCCGGACCGGGTACCTGCTGGCACCCGGCCGCGCCGAGTTCGCCGCCGAACTGGTGGACAGGGTGAACGCGCTGCGGGATCCGGCGTTGCGGGCTCGCCTCGGCCAGAAGGCGAGGCAGACCGTGCTCGGCAGGACGTGGCCCGCGGTGTGCCGCGAGCTCGTCGGGCACTACGAGGCGGTGCGGGGACACGTGGCGCGAGCGGCGTGA
- a CDS encoding inositol monophosphatase family protein produces MTLLSSRPSQPVEPGLLSRALEIAGRLANDATDVITATAGRGARPDTKDSPFDWVTDTDRILERHTRRVLTAEFPGIPVVGEEFGADLGADVAEYRWVVDPVDGTANYVAGVPWCAYSLALIDASGPVVGVVADPYRAQIYAAARGRGARANGQPVRLTDRYATTGAIVCTELSRSGPWPGMGGFIERAAAAHAGVRVLGSAALSIAQVALGHAAAAVLHSYHEWDVAGSVAMAIEAGAHVLDRRGEGTALPADGLLVAAPGVAEEVLGWWQETAA; encoded by the coding sequence GTGACCCTCTTGTCCTCCCGCCCGTCCCAGCCGGTCGAGCCCGGCTTGCTGTCCCGAGCACTCGAAATCGCCGGACGGCTGGCGAACGACGCCACCGACGTCATCACCGCGACCGCGGGCAGGGGCGCGCGCCCCGACACCAAGGACTCGCCGTTCGACTGGGTCACCGACACCGACCGCATCCTCGAACGGCACACGCGCCGCGTGCTGACCGCGGAGTTCCCCGGCATCCCGGTCGTCGGCGAGGAGTTCGGCGCGGATCTCGGTGCCGATGTCGCCGAGTACCGCTGGGTGGTCGACCCGGTCGACGGCACCGCGAACTACGTGGCTGGCGTGCCGTGGTGCGCCTACAGCCTCGCCCTGATCGACGCGTCCGGCCCGGTCGTCGGCGTGGTCGCCGATCCGTACCGCGCGCAGATCTACGCCGCCGCCCGCGGCCGCGGCGCCCGCGCGAACGGCCAGCCCGTGCGGCTGACCGACCGGTACGCCACGACCGGCGCGATCGTGTGCACCGAGCTGTCGCGGAGCGGGCCGTGGCCGGGGATGGGCGGGTTCATCGAACGCGCCGCCGCCGCGCACGCGGGCGTGCGCGTGCTCGGCTCGGCCGCGCTGTCGATCGCGCAGGTCGCGCTCGGGCACGCCGCGGCGGCCGTGCTGCACAGCTACCACGAATGGGACGTCGCCGGATCGGTCGCGATGGCGATCGAGGCGGGCGCGCACGTGCTCGACCGCCGCGGTGAGGGCACCGCGCTGCCCGCCGACGGCCTGCTCGTCGCGGCACCGGGCGTAGCCGAAGAAGTACTCGGGTGGTGGCAGGAAACGGCCGCCTGA
- a CDS encoding zinc-ribbon domain-containing protein, with translation MIIYGWRTKVHDRGTATFVCAQCQNPAAHVVRNAVKKFTLFWIPLFPIGSKWFTQCTFCAAANKITKAEAQQAMNTAQGGPAQAATQQMQPQAQYPPQQPYPPQSGQFAQPQYPQQGYPQQQYPQQPGR, from the coding sequence ATGATCATTTACGGCTGGCGCACGAAGGTGCACGACCGCGGCACCGCGACCTTCGTCTGCGCCCAGTGCCAGAACCCGGCGGCGCACGTGGTGCGCAACGCGGTCAAGAAGTTCACCCTGTTCTGGATCCCGCTGTTCCCGATCGGCTCGAAGTGGTTCACGCAGTGCACGTTCTGCGCCGCCGCGAACAAGATCACCAAGGCTGAAGCGCAGCAGGCCATGAACACCGCTCAGGGCGGACCCGCCCAGGCGGCCACTCAGCAGATGCAGCCGCAGGCCCAGTACCCGCCGCAGCAGCCGTACCCGCCGCAGAGCGGCCAGTTCGCCCAGCCGCAGTATCCGCAGCAGGGATATCCCCAGCAGCAGTACCCGCAGCAGCCCGGCCGCTGA
- a CDS encoding helix-turn-helix domain-containing protein, translating into MSALVGSADRDVLLADKRELQQAQQLVSQLPRSGARFSVLGETGGAPLPVPDELSRIIAQVVHAVAQGGTVTVSAMPKELTTTAAAKLLGVSRPTLMRMVNAGQLPSHKVGSHTRLLTTDVLQEQRARRQRQLKAFHELRALEDE; encoded by the coding sequence GTGTCCGCACTGGTCGGTTCAGCCGATCGCGATGTCCTGCTTGCGGACAAGCGGGAACTCCAGCAGGCCCAGCAACTTGTCAGCCAACTTCCCCGGAGCGGCGCACGCTTCAGCGTGCTGGGTGAGACGGGGGGAGCACCCCTTCCGGTCCCCGACGAACTATCCAGGATCATCGCTCAGGTCGTCCACGCCGTTGCCCAGGGTGGCACGGTCACGGTCAGTGCGATGCCGAAGGAGCTCACCACCACCGCGGCGGCCAAGCTGCTCGGCGTGTCCCGGCCAACCCTGATGCGGATGGTCAACGCCGGCCAACTGCCCTCGCACAAGGTCGGGTCGCACACTCGTTTGCTGACGACAGATGTGCTGCAAGAACAGCGCGCCCGTCGACAGCGGCAGTTGAAAGCCTTCCACGAGCTACGCGCGCTGGAGGACGAGTAA
- a CDS encoding PIN domain-containing protein produces the protein MSPFRVFVDANVLYSRTLRDWLALLHLRSDGEIYSVHWTEDVLCEAIYHLRRKHPDWDGAKITRIRDLHVEVFGHGRVDDFAVDGSFPGSDSNDQHVHAAAVACAADLILTCDGGFSSADADPDSLPYEVYRPDEFFVLVDDSAPHTVRRVTREQTEYWRGRCGRAALTEHLMNANCPEFAQRVLAHQTQLSLPGLSDDRRR, from the coding sequence ATGTCCCCGTTCCGCGTGTTCGTCGACGCCAACGTGTTGTATTCCCGCACTTTGCGCGACTGGCTCGCCTTGCTTCACCTTCGCTCGGACGGCGAAATCTACTCGGTGCACTGGACCGAAGACGTGCTCTGCGAGGCGATCTACCACCTCAGGCGTAAGCACCCTGACTGGGACGGCGCGAAGATCACTCGGATACGCGACCTGCACGTGGAGGTCTTCGGGCACGGCCGAGTCGACGATTTCGCCGTCGACGGCTCATTCCCGGGAAGCGACAGCAACGACCAACACGTCCATGCTGCCGCCGTGGCCTGCGCCGCGGATCTCATCCTGACCTGCGATGGCGGGTTCTCGTCTGCTGACGCGGATCCGGATTCACTACCCTATGAAGTTTACCGACCCGACGAGTTCTTCGTGCTCGTCGATGACAGCGCGCCTCATACCGTCCGGCGCGTGACTCGAGAACAAACCGAATACTGGCGTGGCCGGTGCGGGCGCGCGGCACTGACCGAGCATCTGATGAACGCGAACTGCCCAGAGTTCGCACAGCGGGTGCTCGCACACCAGACCCAGTTGTCCCTGCCCGGCCTGAGCGATGACCGGCGCCGCTGA
- a CDS encoding DUF3592 domain-containing protein, which produces MANIERRLRIGWRVVLGVAIVLTVLCAGLLLAAIRNDHAIESHLGRAQADVDSVSFDRTIIRYVAQDGNLHSPSTGVLYPSGLSAGDLVWVEYDTTDPDLVRVAGRTARLTWMPLGSTVVATWVVAGPLLWWLGRRRKSLGAPGEPVAEAATEASEESPAA; this is translated from the coding sequence GTGGCGAACATCGAGCGGCGACTGAGGATCGGCTGGCGGGTCGTGCTCGGCGTCGCGATCGTCCTCACGGTGCTGTGCGCGGGACTTCTGCTCGCGGCGATCCGCAACGACCACGCGATCGAAAGCCACCTCGGCCGGGCGCAGGCCGACGTCGACTCGGTCTCGTTCGACCGCACGATCATCCGCTACGTGGCGCAGGACGGGAACCTGCACAGCCCGTCGACCGGCGTGCTCTACCCGAGCGGCCTGAGCGCGGGCGACCTGGTGTGGGTCGAATACGACACCACCGATCCCGACCTGGTCAGGGTCGCCGGGCGGACGGCGAGGCTGACCTGGATGCCGCTGGGCAGCACGGTGGTGGCGACCTGGGTGGTCGCGGGCCCGCTGCTGTGGTGGCTCGGTCGTCGCCGGAAGAGCCTCGGGGCACCGGGGGAACCGGTCGCCGAAGCCGCCACCGAAGCGTCGGAAGAGTCGCCCGCCGCGTAG
- a CDS encoding M1 family metallopeptidase: MRVRTRAGLGAVATSVATVLLASTASAAPAPGAPGVGDPYYPGAGNGGYDVAHYDIRLTYQPATDQLAGTTTILATTTQELSSFNLDFGLKVNSVRVNNVPANFAKDPKDLSELVVTPAKPLAANQPITVAVNYADTPSKVAIDGVTAWKKTPDGALAVDEPQSAEWWFPSNDHPTDKATYDVSVEVPDAVSVLSNGTLVGKTKQRAGWTRWNWRSTNPQATYLSSLEVGNFEVHQASTPDGKPFITAYGADLGPSLDAAKASVERTPEVNEFLASKFGPYPFEAEGGVVTTGIRFSLENQTRPVYGARNFAAGSNTTLIAHENAHQWFGDNVSLGKWSDIWLNEGFASYAEYLWSEHEGEGTTGELTQYLYDSHAADDAFWQVLPGDPGAAKQFDGAVYDRGGMALQALRTAVGDDAFFKTLQTWQQVKKGGHAVIPEFIALAEKISGKPLYDLFQTWLFTKGKPAAGPNGTAAAARSAAAPVAPKSLPQIVENHKLLAEG; the protein is encoded by the coding sequence ATGCGCGTGAGAACTCGTGCGGGTCTGGGGGCGGTCGCCACTTCGGTCGCGACGGTCCTGCTCGCTTCCACCGCCAGCGCGGCACCCGCCCCGGGCGCCCCCGGTGTGGGCGACCCGTACTACCCCGGTGCCGGGAACGGCGGCTACGACGTCGCCCACTACGACATCCGCCTCACCTACCAGCCCGCCACCGACCAGCTCGCCGGGACCACGACGATCCTCGCGACCACGACGCAGGAACTGTCGAGCTTCAACCTCGACTTCGGCCTGAAGGTCAACTCGGTGCGCGTGAACAACGTGCCCGCGAACTTCGCGAAGGACCCCAAGGACCTCAGCGAACTGGTCGTCACCCCGGCGAAGCCGCTTGCCGCGAACCAACCGATCACGGTCGCGGTCAACTACGCCGACACGCCGTCGAAGGTCGCCATCGACGGAGTTACCGCGTGGAAGAAGACGCCGGACGGTGCGCTCGCCGTCGACGAGCCGCAGAGCGCCGAATGGTGGTTCCCGTCGAACGACCACCCGACCGACAAGGCGACCTACGACGTGTCGGTCGAGGTGCCCGACGCCGTTTCCGTGCTGTCCAACGGCACGCTGGTGGGCAAGACGAAGCAGCGCGCCGGCTGGACGAGGTGGAACTGGCGCAGCACCAACCCGCAGGCCACCTACCTGTCGTCGCTCGAGGTCGGCAACTTCGAGGTGCACCAGGCGAGCACGCCGGACGGCAAGCCGTTCATCACCGCCTACGGCGCGGACCTCGGCCCGTCGCTCGACGCGGCGAAGGCCAGCGTGGAGCGCACGCCGGAGGTCAACGAGTTCCTGGCGAGCAAGTTCGGCCCCTACCCGTTCGAGGCGGAAGGCGGCGTGGTCACCACCGGCATCCGGTTCTCGCTGGAGAACCAGACCCGCCCGGTCTACGGCGCGCGCAACTTCGCGGCGGGCTCGAACACCACGCTCATCGCGCACGAGAACGCCCACCAATGGTTCGGCGACAACGTGTCGCTGGGCAAGTGGAGCGACATCTGGCTGAACGAGGGGTTCGCGAGCTACGCGGAGTACCTGTGGTCGGAGCACGAGGGCGAGGGCACCACGGGGGAGCTGACCCAGTACCTGTACGACTCGCACGCGGCCGACGACGCGTTCTGGCAGGTCCTTCCCGGTGACCCCGGCGCGGCCAAGCAGTTCGACGGCGCCGTCTACGACCGCGGCGGGATGGCGTTGCAGGCGTTGCGCACCGCCGTCGGCGACGACGCGTTCTTCAAGACCCTGCAGACGTGGCAGCAGGTGAAGAAGGGCGGCCACGCGGTCATTCCGGAGTTCATCGCGCTCGCCGAGAAGATTTCCGGCAAGCCGCTGTACGACCTGTTCCAGACCTGGCTGTTCACCAAGGGCAAGCCCGCGGCGGGCCCGAACGGGACGGCGGCCGCGGCGCGCTCGGCCGCCGCGCCGGTGGCACCGAAGTCGCTGCCGCAGATCGTGGAGAACCACAAGCTGCTCGCTGAGGGCTGA
- the menD gene encoding 2-succinyl-5-enolpyruvyl-6-hydroxy-3-cyclohexene-1-carboxylic-acid synthase, with amino-acid sequence MNPSTAQARVVVDELVRNTVSHVVLCPGSRNAPLSIALYDAASAGRLRLHVRIDERGAAFLALGIAARTGRPVAVVCTSGTAAANFHPAVLEADRAGVPLIVLTADRPPELRSAGASQVIDQQNLYGNAVRYYDELAVAERRAGQNAYWRSQICRAWNAAYGEWRCGPVHLNVPFREPLVPDGGDDWFESLEGRAGGARWTELPDYGALPAFVVPSARYGLVIACDSGVRAASEWAEAHGWPVVSETGGLGLAGDTAIGTGAWLLGVEDFIARHKPEQVLCIGRPTVFRQVQGVLSDPDVEVLLVRPDSDWPAPAHNVRQVGQWFAEPTKPADPDWLPAWQRADAAAKAAVTTAIAEEPWPSGLRLAAELVGALPQDSLLVVGSSNPTRDVALAGGIRPDVLVHRNRGVAGIDGMVSTAIGAASVHRGPSYALLGDLTFLHDANGLLAGPVEERPDLTFVVLNDDGGGIFSLLEQGAPEHSASFERVFGTPHGADLGALCAGFRVPHVLAETLTEFRAALRPQPGLRVVEVRVDRSRHRDLHARVRAAVSAAVENA; translated from the coding sequence GTGAACCCGTCGACCGCACAGGCACGGGTCGTCGTCGACGAACTCGTCCGCAACACCGTTTCGCACGTGGTGCTCTGCCCCGGTTCGCGGAACGCGCCCCTGTCGATCGCGCTCTACGACGCCGCGTCGGCCGGGCGGCTGCGGCTGCACGTGCGGATCGACGAGCGGGGCGCCGCGTTCCTCGCGCTCGGGATCGCCGCGCGCACCGGCCGCCCGGTCGCCGTGGTGTGCACCTCGGGGACGGCCGCGGCGAACTTCCACCCCGCCGTGCTGGAGGCCGACCGCGCCGGGGTGCCGCTGATCGTGCTGACCGCGGACCGCCCGCCGGAGCTGCGCTCGGCAGGCGCCAGCCAGGTGATCGACCAGCAGAACCTCTACGGCAACGCGGTCCGCTACTACGACGAGCTCGCGGTCGCCGAGCGGCGTGCCGGGCAGAACGCGTACTGGCGCAGCCAGATCTGCCGCGCGTGGAACGCCGCGTACGGGGAATGGCGCTGCGGGCCGGTGCACCTGAACGTGCCGTTCCGGGAACCGCTGGTGCCCGACGGTGGCGACGACTGGTTCGAGTCGCTGGAAGGCAGGGCGGGCGGCGCGCGCTGGACCGAGCTGCCCGACTACGGCGCGCTGCCCGCGTTCGTGGTGCCTTCGGCGCGCTACGGCCTGGTCATCGCGTGCGACTCCGGCGTGCGCGCGGCGAGCGAATGGGCGGAGGCGCACGGCTGGCCGGTGGTGTCCGAAACCGGCGGGCTCGGCCTGGCGGGCGACACCGCGATCGGCACCGGCGCGTGGTTGCTGGGCGTCGAGGACTTCATCGCGCGGCACAAACCGGAGCAGGTGCTGTGCATCGGGCGGCCGACGGTGTTCCGGCAGGTGCAGGGCGTGCTGTCGGATCCGGACGTCGAGGTGCTGCTGGTGCGGCCCGATTCGGACTGGCCGGCGCCCGCGCACAACGTGCGGCAGGTCGGGCAGTGGTTCGCCGAGCCGACGAAACCGGCGGACCCGGACTGGCTGCCCGCGTGGCAGCGCGCCGACGCCGCCGCGAAGGCCGCCGTGACCACCGCGATCGCCGAGGAGCCGTGGCCGAGCGGGCTGCGGCTGGCCGCGGAGCTGGTCGGCGCGCTGCCGCAGGATTCGCTGCTGGTGGTCGGCTCGTCGAACCCGACGCGGGACGTGGCGCTCGCGGGCGGGATCCGGCCGGACGTGCTGGTGCACCGCAACCGAGGCGTCGCCGGGATCGACGGGATGGTGTCGACGGCGATCGGCGCGGCGTCGGTGCACCGGGGCCCGTCGTACGCGCTGCTCGGCGATTTGACGTTCCTGCACGACGCCAACGGCCTGCTCGCGGGCCCCGTCGAGGAGCGGCCGGATCTGACGTTCGTCGTTTTGAACGACGACGGCGGCGGCATCTTCTCGCTGCTCGAACAGGGCGCCCCGGAGCACAGCGCGAGCTTCGAGCGGGTGTTCGGCACGCCGCACGGCGCCGATCTGGGCGCGCTGTGCGCCGGGTTCCGGGTGCCGCACGTGCTCGCCGAGACGCTGACGGAGTTCCGGGCGGCGTTGCGGCCGCAGCCGGGGCTCCGGGTGGTCGAGGTGCGGGTGGATCGGTCCCGACACCGCGATCTGCACGCGCGCGTGCGCGCCGCGGTGTCGGCCGCGGTCGAGAACGCTTGA